A single genomic interval of Devosia oryziradicis harbors:
- a CDS encoding sensor domain-containing diguanylate cyclase, with amino-acid sequence MSDFDLFADDTGDAEAATLTQQTLVDTQQNLGKMLDLMPIGLLIHTEQGVVFANRQACSFLQTDATQLRGQHLLDFASPEDLGAISQALQMTFSDPQATFDIECAIMRPDNTSRLMKVITSSLPWPGTPVIQVLMQDITDQKRAEVSLRQMTITDELTGSYNRRHATYEAGLYLDAAAAGGMPLSVVMVDIDHFKHVNDTYGHDAGDLVLKALARLAHEFLATNTKLNSPLFARFGGEEFLFLLPGASEQAGFALANSFRQRVERLNVALPQTKLKITISAGTAGWREGDTLDTMLKRADTALYAAKAGGRNRVCRSD; translated from the coding sequence ATGAGCGACTTTGACCTGTTTGCCGACGACACGGGTGACGCAGAAGCCGCAACGCTGACGCAGCAAACTCTCGTCGATACGCAGCAGAACCTGGGCAAGATGCTCGACCTGATGCCAATTGGCCTATTGATCCATACCGAGCAGGGTGTGGTCTTTGCCAATCGACAGGCCTGCAGTTTCCTGCAGACGGATGCGACGCAACTCCGAGGTCAGCATCTGCTCGACTTTGCCTCCCCGGAGGACCTGGGCGCGATTAGCCAAGCGCTGCAAATGACCTTTTCAGACCCCCAGGCCACCTTCGACATCGAGTGCGCCATCATGCGTCCCGACAATACGAGCCGCCTGATGAAGGTGATTACCAGTTCACTGCCATGGCCTGGCACACCGGTGATCCAGGTGCTGATGCAGGACATAACCGATCAGAAACGGGCGGAAGTTTCGCTGCGGCAGATGACCATCACCGACGAGTTGACGGGGTCATACAACCGGCGCCATGCCACCTACGAAGCGGGCCTGTATCTCGATGCCGCCGCGGCAGGCGGCATGCCGCTGAGCGTGGTGATGGTCGATATCGACCACTTCAAGCATGTCAACGACACCTATGGCCATGACGCAGGCGACCTGGTTCTCAAGGCGCTGGCCCGGCTGGCCCACGAATTTTTGGCCACCAACACCAAGCTCAATTCCCCCCTCTTCGCCCGGTTCGGCGGCGAGGAGTTCCTGTTTCTACTCCCCGGGGCCAGCGAGCAGGCAGGGTTCGCGCTCGCGAACAGCTTTCGCCAGCGGGTCGAACGGCTCAACGTCGCGCTGCCGCAGACCAAGCTCAAAATCACCATCTCCGCGGGAACGGCCGGTTGGAGGGAAGGTGATACGCTCGACACGATGCTGAAACGTGCCGATACCGCGCTCTATGCGGCCAAAGCCGGTGGCCGCAATCGCGTTTGTCGTTCCGACTAG